One Panicum virgatum strain AP13 chromosome 3N, P.virgatum_v5, whole genome shotgun sequence DNA segment encodes these proteins:
- the LOC120665177 gene encoding uncharacterized protein LOC120665177, producing the protein MPFKRSRLVRRQLDDSSSDDDDYVISSATQILHSLSNVKRSHGGSVFGHRIINRDRQGGHNRMYQDYLAVNPTYSPEIFRRRYRMSRQLFLRIMNAVEAHDDYFVQKRDAANVLGLSCFQKVTAAFRMLTYGVPADATDEYVRIGESTVLESLRRFVTAVVDIFEDEYLRYPNEADTTKLLARGEQRGFPGMLGSIDCMHWAWKSCPYEKQGQYKGHKDKPTIILEAVASQDLWIWHAFFGMPGSHNDINVLHRSPLFSNLAEGTSPQVNYTINGHEYDMGYYLADGIYPSWATLVQSITLPMGNKRKYFAKAQEAARKDVERAFGVLQSRFAIVRGPTRIWDKETIGMIMRACVIMHNMIVEDEGFLDPNERFDYGGRNVEPARGKATRTLDEFIDAHRRIRDKETHVQLKEDLIEHLWNHYPDLY; encoded by the exons ATGCCATTCAAGAGATCCCGTTTAGTACGGAGACAATTGGATGATTCATCATCCGATGACGACGACTACGTGATATCCTCAGCTACTCAAATTCTGCATTCGTTATCGAATGTCAAAAGAAGTCATGGTGGGTCTGTCTTTGGACATAGAATTATTAATCGTGATAGACAAGGCGGCCACAATAGGATGTATCAAGATTATTTGGCTGTTAATCCAACGTACAGCCCCGAAATTTTCCGTCGCAG GTACAGGATGTCTAGGCAACTTTTTCTACGAATAATGAATGCTGTTGAAGCGCACGATGATTACTTTGTGCAGAAAAGGGATGCGGCCAATGTTCTTGGATTGAGTTGCTTCCAAAAAGTCACAGCTGCATTTCGTATGCTCACTTATGGGGTACCAGCTGATGCTACAGATGAGTACGTTCGCATTGGCGAGAGTACTGTACTTGAGAGCCTACGTAGGTTTGTTACAGCAGTTGTTGATATATTTGAAGATGAATACCTGAGATATCCCAATGAGGCAGACACAACAAAATTACTGGCACGCGGTGAACAAAGAGGATTTCCTGGAATGTTAGGGTCCATTGATTGTATGCATTGGGCGTGGAAGAGCTGTCCTTATGAAAAACAAGGTCAGTACAAAGGGCATAAGGACAAGCCCACTATCATTTTGGAGGCTGTTGCTTCGCAGGACCTTTGGATATGGCATGCCTTCTTTGGAATGCCTGGATCACATAATGACATCAATGTTCTTCACCGATCTCCTTTGTTTTCAAATTTGGCGGAAGGTACATCTCCACAGGTGAATTATACTATTAATGGCCATGAGTATGATATGGGATATTATCTAGCAGATGGTATATACCCCTCATGGGCTACTTTAGTCCAGTCCATCACTCTTCCTATGGGCAACAAGAGAAAGTATTTTGCGAAAGCGCAAGAAGCAGCAAGGAAGGATGTGGAGAGAGCTTTTGGGGTTCTACAGTCCAGGTTCGCCATTGTTCGAGGACCAACTCGCATTTGGGACAAAGAGACAATAGGAATGATCATGAGAGCTTGTGTGATCATGCACAACATGATTGTTGAAGATGAAGGGTTCTTGGACCCTAATGAGCGCTTCGATTACGGTGGTCGAAATGTGGAACCTGCTCGTGGCAAGGCTACTCGTACACTTGATGAATTTATTGATGCACACAGAAGGATCAGAGATAAGGAAACACATGTGCAGTTGAAAGAAGACCTCATCGAGCATCTATGGAACCATTACCCAGATTTATATTAG
- the LOC120665178 gene encoding glutathione S-transferase T3-like, with translation MEDHPCCHVQMDGDAFLTDILLDGDNGVVPGLEDLNIPSTQNNQSSQEVEQTDVEVQASRSSKGSKRTKNFSADEDEVICSGWLNISKDPINGANQTRTSFWKRVHNFFEKHKKTTAARTESSIMHRWLAIQASVNKFCACYDAIEGRNQSGTTVKDMISEALKMYERVDKDKKSFTLIPCWNILKEEDKWKAKRIEIAELERQARLKKNKSSKQSRPRDEEKNNNEEGADVVAHETEARKRPEGIKKAKEAARRGGGEASMEALDKMWAKKEAFDKEKEKAKEERFMASLEVEKAALELEKKRVENKAALEEKKVALEEKRCALEEKKAEADLLKEENAIMFVDKRTLDPLQLQYIEMMQKKIIARRMEN, from the exons ATGGAAGATCATCCATGCTGTCATGTTCAG ATGGATGGAGATGCATTCTTGACAGACATTCTTCTCGATGGAGATAATGGTGTTGTTCCTGGTTTGGAGGACCTCAATATTCCGTCCACACAAAACAATCAGAGTTCTCAAGAAGTAGAACAAACTGATGTGGAGGTGCAGGCAAGTCGCAGTTCAAAGGGTTCGAAGAGAACAAAAAATTTTAGTGCTGACGAAGATGAAGTTATATGCTCGGGCTGGTTGAACATTAGCAAAGATCCCATTAATGGGGCCAACCAAACTCGTACCTCGTTTTGGAAGAGAgttcataatttttttgagaaGCACAAGAAAACTACAGCTGCGAGGACAGAGAGTTCCATTATGCATCGGTGGCTAGCAATTCAAGCTTCTGTGAACAAGTTTTGTGCATGCTATGATGCTATTGAGGGTAGGAATCAAAGTGGAACAACTGTCAAAGACATG ATTTCAGAAGCACTGAAGATGTACGAGAGAGTAGACAAGGACAAGAAGTCATTTACTCTTATACCTTGTTGGAACATACTCAAGGAGGAAGACAAGTGGAAAGCCAAAAGGATAGAAATTGCCGAGCTAGAGAGACAAGCAAGGCTGAAAAAAAACAAGTCTTCCAAGCAGTCGAGGCCAAGGGATGAAGAAAAAAACAACAATGAAGAAGGTGCAGATGTTGTTGCTCATGAAACCGAAGCTAGGAAAAGGCCAGAGGGGATAAAGAAAGCAAAAGAAGCTGCtaggcgaggagggggtgaagcTTCTATGGAGGCATTAGACAAGATGTGGGCGAAGAAGGAGGCCTTCgacaaggaaaaagagaaagcaaAAGAGGAGAGGTTCATGGCTTCGCTTGAGGTAGAGAAGGCTGCACTAGAGTTAGAGAAAAAACGAGTGGAAAACAAGGCTGCACTTGAAGAAAAAAAGGTTGCACTTGAAGAAAAAAGGTGTGCACTTGAAGAAAAAAAGGCTGAAGCAGACTTGCTGAAGGAAGAAAATGCAATAATGTTTGTGGACAAGAGAACTCTCGATCCGCTGCAGTTGCAGTACATTGAGATGATGCAAAAGAAAATAATAGCTCGTCGCATGGAAAATTAG
- the LOC120665179 gene encoding zinc transporter 5-like isoform X1 codes for MAGAAPRASLPAAPWCLLLALAASLLPAPSAAECGCSEDAAGRDKARALRLKVVAVFCILAGGAAGAAVPSLGRRVPALRPGTGLFRAVKAFAGGVILATGLVHILPAAFDALGSPCLAATGPWRRFPFAGMVAMLAAIATLVVDTVATGYFRRTVARKAAAVVDEPPAELGRCGDRDLEEAADGHRGHAHGMSVLAPAPAAAGDELVRHRVISQVLELGVVVHSLIIGMSLGASDFPSTVRPLVPALTFHQLFEGIGLGGCIVQAKFRLKSVVAMALFFSVTTPAGVAIGIAISSVYDETSPTALVVQGLLEAAAAGILVYMALVDILAEEFISARVQSRARLQLALNASLLLGAGLMSMLAIWA; via the exons atggccggcgccgcgcccaGGGCCAGCCTCCCGGCCGCGCCCTGGTGCCTCCTCCTGGCACTGGCGGCCTCCCTGCTGCCGGCTCCCTCCGCGGCGGAGTGCGGCTGCTCGGAGGACGCCGCGGGGCGGGACAAGGCGCGGGCGCTGCGGCTGAAGGTGGTGGCCGTCTTCTGCATCCTCGCggggggcgccgccggggccgcggtGCCCTCGCTGGGCCGCCGGGTCCCCGCGCTGCGGCCGGGCACGGGCCTGTTCCGCGCCGTCAAGGCCTTCGCGGGCGGCGTCATCCTCGCCACGGGGCTGGTCCACATCCTGCCCGCGGCCTTCGACGCGCTGGGCTCGCCGTGCCTCGCGGCGACCGGGCCCTGGAGGAGGTTCCCGTTCGCCGGGATGGTCGCCATGCTCGCCGCGATCGCCACGCTCGTCGTGGACACCGTCGCCACGGGGTACTTCCGCCGCACGGTCGCCAGGAAGGCCGCGGCCGTCGTCGACGAGCccccggcggagctcgggcgttGCGGGGACAGGGACCTGGAGGAGGCCGCCGACGGGCACCGCGGGCACGCGCACGGGATGTCCGTGCTGGCAcccgcgcctgccgccgccggcgacgagctcgTGCGCCACCGCGTCATCTCTCAG gtGCTGGAGCTGGGCGTGGTGGTGCACTCGCTAATCATCGGGATGTCGCTGGGCGCCTCGGATTTCCCCAGCACGGTACGGCCGCTCGTCCCGGCGCTGACGTTCCACCAGCTCTTCGAGGGCATCGGCCTCGGCGGGTGCATTGTCCAG GCCAAGTTTCGCCTCAAATCGGTGGTAGCGATGGCGCTCTTCTTCTCGGTGACGACCCCGGCCGGCGTGGCCATCGGCATCGCGATATCGTCCGTGTACGACGAGACCAGCCCGACGGCGCTGGTGGTGCAGGGGCTcctcgaggccgcggcggccgggatcCTGGTGTACATGGCGCTGGTGGACATCCTCGCCGAGGAGTTCATTAGCGCCAGGGTGCAGAGCAGGGCGCGGCTGCAGCTCGCGCTGAACGCCTCGCTGCTGCTCGGGGCCGGCTTGATGTCCATGCTAGCCATCTGGGCCTGA
- the LOC120667437 gene encoding zinc transporter 9-like: protein MAAGMKLAAFCLLVVASLPLLAVADCGCEASTDEGNDKGRALTLKIVAIFCILVASSAGCAIPSLGRRFPALHPDTDLFVAVKAFAAGVILATAFVHILPDAFDKLGSPCLVDGPWQKFPFTGLITMLASIATLVVDTIATGYFQRAHSAKPVAAVGDVETSDHAPHGGHGHGHAHGVAAMMVSTSNDAADGGTQLIRHRVIAQVLELGIIVHSVIIGMSVGASESPSTIRPLVAALTFHQFFEGIGLGGCIVQAKFRLKSVLTMALFFSLTTPVGVVIGIGISSAYDEHSPRALIIEGVLNAAAAGILNYMALVDLLAEDFMNSRVQNNGRLQVIVNVSLLVGTALMSMLAIWA from the exons ATGGCTGCCGGTATGAAGCTTGCTGCCTtctgcctcctcgtcgtcgcctcTCTCCCGCTTCTCGCGGTCGCCGACTGCGGATGCGAGGCCTCCACCGACGAAGGCAACGACAAGGGAAGGGCGCTCACGCTCAAGATCGTCGCCATCTTCTGCATCCTCGTCGCGAGCTCCGCGGGCTGCGCCATCCCCTCTCTCGGCCGGAGGTTCCCGGCGCTCCACCCGGACACCGACCTCTTCGTCGCCGTCAAGGCCTTCGCGGCGGGGGTCATCCTCGCCACGGCGTTCGTGCACATCCTCCCGGACGCCTTCGACAAGCTCGGCTCGCCGTGCCTCGTCGACGGGCCGTGGCAGAAGTTCCCGTTCACGGGCCTCATCACCATGCTCGCCTCCATCGCCACGCTCGTCGTCGACACGATCGCCACGGGCTACTTCCAGCGCGCGCACAGCGCCAAGCCCGTCGCGGCCGTCGGGGACGTCGAGACCTCAGATCATGCGCCGCACGGTGGCCACGGGCACGGCCACGCGCACGGTGTCGCGGCCATGATGGTGTCGACCTCCAACGACGCCGCCGACGGCGGCACGCAGCTCATCCGCCACCGCGTCATCGCGCAG GTTCTCGAGCTGGGGATCATAGTGCACTCGGTGATCATTGGGATGTCTGTGGGCGCATCTGAGAGTCCCAGCACGATCAGACCGCTTGTAGCAGCGCTGACGTTTCATCAGTTCTTCGAAGGAATAGGGCTTGGAGGATGCATTGTGCAG GCCAAGTTCCGTCTAAAGTCGGTGCTGACAATGGCCCTCTTCTTCTCACTCACCACACCTGTCGGCGTGGTGATCGGCATCGGGATCTCCTCCGCCTACGACGAGCACAGCCCCAGGGCCCTCATCATCGAAGGGGTCCTCAATGCCGCGGCGGCTGGCATCCTAAACTACATGgccctcgtcgaccttctcgCCGAAGACTTCATGAACTCTAGGGTGCAGAACAACGGGAGGCTGCAGGTCATCGTCAACGTGTCGCTGCTGGTCGGGACGGCGCTCATGTCCATGCTTGCTATATGGGCGTGA
- the LOC120665176 gene encoding abscisic acid receptor PYL4-like: MPYTAPRPSPQQHISRFAGCGGVGKAASHGPSCAAVPAEVARHHEHAARAGQCCSAVVQAIAAPVGAVWSVVRRFDRPQAYKHFIRSCRLVNGDGGAVGSVREVRVVSGLPATSSRERLEILDDERRVLSFRVVGGEHRLANYRSVTTVHEAAAGHTLVVESYVVDVPPGNTEDETRTFVDTIVRCNLQSLARTAEQLADALA, from the coding sequence ATGCCGTACACAGCTCCGAGGCCGTCGCCGCAGCAGCACATCAGCCGGTTCGCGGGCTGCGGCGGGGTGGGGAAGGCGGCGTCGCACGGGCCGTCGTgcgcggcggtgccggcggaggtggcgcggcACCACGAgcacgcggcgcgcgcggggcagTGCTGCTCGGCGGTGGTGCAGGCGATCGCGGCGCCCGTGGGGGCGGTCTGGTCGGTGGTGCGGCGCTTCGACCGGCCGCAGGCGTACAAGCACTTCATCCGGAGCTGCCGCCTCGtgaacggcgacggcggcgccgtggGCTCCGTGCGGGAGGTGCGCGTCGTGTCGGGCCTCCCCGCCACCAGCAGCCGCGAGCGGCTCGAGATCCTCGACGACGAGCGCCGCGTGCTCAGCTTCCGCGTCGTCGGCGGGGAGCACCGCCTCGCCAACTACCGGTCGGTCACCACCGTgcacgaggccgccgccgggcacaCGCTGGTGGTGGAGTCGTACGTCGTGGACGTGCCGCCCGGGAACACCGAGGACGAGACGCGCACGTTCGTTGACACCATCGTGCGCTGCAACCTCCAgtcgctggcgcgcaccgccgagCAGCTCGCCGACGCGCTCGCCTAG
- the LOC120665179 gene encoding zinc transporter 5-like isoform X2 → MAGAAPRASLPAAPWCLLLALAASLLPAPSAAECGCSEDAAGRDKARALRLKVVAVFCILAGGAAGAAVPSLGRRVPALRPGTGLFRAVKAFAGGVILATGLVHILPAAFDALGSPCLAATGPWRRFPFAGMVAMLAAIATLVVDTVATGYFRRTVARKAAAVVDEPPAELGRCGDRDLEEAADGHRGHAHGMSVLAPAPAAAGDELVRHRVISQVLELGVVVHSLIIGMSLGASDFPSTVRPLVPALTFHQLFEGIGLGGCIVQGPHMIPLRRASKTGVGYFLHLTSRPILPSRHLWPPDVQVETYGLQTDTPTLQTTSTHSVKEVDMAGVVRRCF, encoded by the exons atggccggcgccgcgcccaGGGCCAGCCTCCCGGCCGCGCCCTGGTGCCTCCTCCTGGCACTGGCGGCCTCCCTGCTGCCGGCTCCCTCCGCGGCGGAGTGCGGCTGCTCGGAGGACGCCGCGGGGCGGGACAAGGCGCGGGCGCTGCGGCTGAAGGTGGTGGCCGTCTTCTGCATCCTCGCggggggcgccgccggggccgcggtGCCCTCGCTGGGCCGCCGGGTCCCCGCGCTGCGGCCGGGCACGGGCCTGTTCCGCGCCGTCAAGGCCTTCGCGGGCGGCGTCATCCTCGCCACGGGGCTGGTCCACATCCTGCCCGCGGCCTTCGACGCGCTGGGCTCGCCGTGCCTCGCGGCGACCGGGCCCTGGAGGAGGTTCCCGTTCGCCGGGATGGTCGCCATGCTCGCCGCGATCGCCACGCTCGTCGTGGACACCGTCGCCACGGGGTACTTCCGCCGCACGGTCGCCAGGAAGGCCGCGGCCGTCGTCGACGAGCccccggcggagctcgggcgttGCGGGGACAGGGACCTGGAGGAGGCCGCCGACGGGCACCGCGGGCACGCGCACGGGATGTCCGTGCTGGCAcccgcgcctgccgccgccggcgacgagctcgTGCGCCACCGCGTCATCTCTCAG gtGCTGGAGCTGGGCGTGGTGGTGCACTCGCTAATCATCGGGATGTCGCTGGGCGCCTCGGATTTCCCCAGCACGGTACGGCCGCTCGTCCCGGCGCTGACGTTCCACCAGCTCTTCGAGGGCATCGGCCTCGGCGGGTGCATTGTCCAG GGGCCACACATGATACCTTTGAGGCGAGCTTCGAAGactggagtcggttattttctacacctaaccagcaggccgattctaccttccagacacctgtggccaccggacgtccaggtagagacgtaTGGCCTCCAGACCGACACACCTAccctacagaccacgtccacacacagcgtaaaagaggtcgacatggccggggtggttaggaggtgcttctag